The stretch of DNA GTCATCGACGACGTCACCCTGACCATCGACGCCCACACCAACGTCGGGCTTATCGGCCCGGGTGGCGCCGGCAAATCCGTGCTCCTGAAGATCGTCTGCGGACTTATCACCCCCGATCGCGGCAAGGTCTTCATCGATGACATCGATGTACACAGCCTCAAACCCACCGAGCTGGCCGAGCTGCGCTTTCGCATCGGCATGCTCTTTCAGAACTACGCCCTCTTCGACTCGATGAACGTCGCCGACAACATCGCCTTCCCCCTGCGGCAGGCCGGCGAAAGCGACGAAACACTGGTCGCCCAGAAGGTCCAGCAGGCCCTCAAAGACATCAGCCTCCCGGGCATCGGAGACCGGTATCCCAACGAGCTCAGCGGTGGTATGAAGAAGCGCGTCAGCTTTGCGCGTGCCGTGATCCGTCGCCCGCCCATCGTGTTTTATGACGACCCGACCGCCGGCCTCGACCCGGTGACCAGCTCGAAGATCTTTATCCTGCTGCGCACCATGCAGCGGGACTTCGACACCACCTCGGTCACCATCAGCCACGACATCGAGGGCATTAAAGACATCTGCGATCGCTTCGTGCTCCTCGACCAGGGACGCATTGTCTTTGAGGGCACCCGCGCCGAAATCGACGCCTGCCAGGACTCCCTGGTCAGCCAGTTCTGGCAGGGTTATAGCGACGACGAACTCAACGTATAAGACGCTCATGCATCGCATCACCTCCACCATTCAGGCGCCCTTCCGCTGGCTGGGCCACACGGCGATGAGCTGGTCCTTTAACGCCGGAGGCCTGGCGATCCTGATCTTTCAGGTGCTACGCAACCTGCTCCCCTGGCGCTGGCAGTTCGATGGGCCGGAGACCTGGCGCAACCTCTACCGCGTCGGCGTTAAAAGTTTCCCGATTGTGGTCGTCACCGCCATCCTGGTCGGCGCGATCATGGTCATCCAATCCGGTCTCTACATCGAGCAATACGGCGCCTACGGGCTGCTGGGATGGGGCGCCGGCTACTCGATCCTGCGCGAGGTCGGCCCGATCCTGATCGGGCTGATGTTCTCCGGGCGCGTCGGCGCCAACAACACCGCCGAACTGGGCACGATGAAGGTCACCGACCAGGTCGACGCCCTGCGCGCCCTGGCCATCGACCCGATCGCCTACCTGGTCATGCCGCGCTTTATCGCGATGATCCTGATGATGTTCCTGCTGGTGGTCATCGGAAACTTCACCGCTCTGATCGGCGGCGCTATCACCAGCCAGGTGCTCCTGGACGTCAACATGGTGCTCTTCTTCCAGAGCGTCATCACCTTTGTGCTCCTGGATGATCTCCTCCACGGACTGATTAAAGCAGTGGCCTTCGGCTTTGCCATCGCCATTATCTCGTGCCACTTCGGCCTGAGCACCTCCGGGGGGGCCGTGGGCGTGGGACGCGCCGTCAACGCCTCGGTGGTGGGCAGCGCCATTGCCATCTTTGTGCTCGACTACGCCATTACTTTCGCCTCGCTGTGAGCTCGACCCTATGAGCGCCGATCCCCACACCTCCCCTCGCCAGGCTGGCGGCGAACCTTCCTCCTTCCGTGAGTTTCTGGCCGCCCTTGGCGAGCCCCTGCTCTACCTGGTGCGCACCTTTCGCGAACTCAGCGAGATGTTCGCGCTCACGCTCTATTACATGGTGCGCGGCCGCACCCGCTGGCGAGCGATCTTTGAGCAACTCCACGAGGTGGGCAATCGCTCGGTGATCTTCATCGCGGTGACGCTGGGCTTCCTGGGCATGATCCTGATCTACCAGGCCGGCTACCAGGCCGAGCAGATCACCGGCGACCTCCAGCTGCTGGGCGGGCTCTTTTTGCAGCTCTTGCTGCGTGAGTTCGCCCCGACGATCACCGCCATGATGATCGCCACGCGGGTGGCCACCGGCATGGCCGCCCAGATCGGCTCGATGGTGGTAACCGAACAGGTCGACGCGCTGCGCATGTGTGCCGCCCCGCCGGTCGATTACCTGGTGGTGCCGCGCTTTATCGCCACCACGATCATGATGATCGTACTCACGATCTTCGCCGTGCTGGTCAGCTACAGCGCTGGCGCCCTGACCGCGCTCTTCTCCTTCGGGCTCAACGTCCGCACCTTTATCGATCTGAGCTTCATCGGCTGGTTCGACCTCATCCTCTGCCTGAGCAAAGCCCTGGCCTACGGCATGGCCATCCCGATCATCGCCTGCCACGCCGGCCTCAACGTCTCCGGCGGCAGCGAGGGCGTGGGTCGAGCCACCACCAACGCGGTGGTCAACGCCAGCCTGGCGGTGGTGATCCTGGACTTCATCCTCACCAGCCTGGGCTACGTGGTGCTCAGCCTCATTCCCTGAGCCAAACTCCCCCCCCGGGCCAAGGACCTCTCCCGTGAAGGCACATTCCCCACAGCGAGCCTCAACGTTTGCCGCACTGCTCACCCTGCTGGTGGCCCTGCCGGCCATCGCCAGCGCGCAGTCGGTGCACATGCCCCTGGTCGGCCGGCAGTTCCCCACCCTGGGAATCGCCGCCCAGGGGGGCGCCGTCGTCGACCTGCCCGACGAAGGCCTCAAACTCTCCCCGGCCGCCGGTGGCGTGGCCCGGGTGGGCCTTCAACACGTCATCGGCCCCCGTCTCTCCATGAACGCCGACGTGGGGATCGGCGCGACCTGGCTGGGGGCACACCCGATGAGCACGGCGGCGCCGGCCGACGCCGAGGTGGGGCTGGCCTGGCAAATCGCCGTGCTCGGGCGCTACTTCCCGATCTACCAGCGCTCCGGCCTGACCCTGGCCGCCGGCGTGCAGTACAGCGGGCTCCGGCTGGCCGATGTCCCCTCCTCCCAGATTGGCCTGGAGATGCGCGCGGGCTACTTCCGCTGGGATAGCGAGGAGCGTTTCTGGACTCTGGAGTTTGGCCTCTCGTTGCCGGTCCTCGAAGGGCTCAGCCTGCCCACCGACTTCACCACCAACGATGCCGCCGGGCTTCCGGAGCGCTCCTGGCACTATATGCGCGCGTCGCTGGGCATCAGCCGCGCGTTTTAACGCACCAGGGAGCTAGCCGATGGGCACCATTGAGTTTCGCGACATCTACAAAAGTTTTGGCAACAACCACGTGCTCCGCGGCGTGAGCGTCACCGTGCAATCCGGACAGGTCTTCTTTGTGATCGGGCAGTCCGGCGCCGGCAAAAGCGTGTTGGTCAAACACCTGGTCGGGCTGATCCGCCCGGACCAGGGCCGGGTGCTCCTCGACGGTGTCGACGTCACCGACTTTCAAGAGAAGGAGTTCTATCCCATCCGCAAACGCTGCGCGATGGTCTTTCAGAACTCCACCCTCTTCGACTCGATGACCCTCCAGGAGAACGTTGCGCTGCCCATCCGCAAGCACCTGGGCGTCACGGTGGACGAGGCTCAGGAGATGGCGCTGGAGAAGCTCAAGCTCGTGGGCATGCAGCGCCACGCCGAACGCTACCCGGCGGACTTCGGCGATGGCATGCGTAAAAAGGTGGCGATCGCCCGGGCCCTCACGCTCGATCCGGAGTTCGTCATCTTCGATGAGCCCACCACCGGCATCGACCCGATCTCGGCGGCGATGGTCGACAAGCTCATCCGCCATCTCTCCGATGCGTTGGGCGTGACCTCCATCGTGATCAGCCATGATCTGCGTAGCATCTTCGGCATCGCCGACCGCATCGCCATGCTCTACAAAGGCCAGCTCATCCTTGATGGCAGCCAACAGGCCTTCAAAGAGAGCGACAACCCGATCGTTCAACAGTTCATCCAGGGGTTGCCCGAAGGCCCCATGGAAGTCTAAGCCCTCGAGCCCGCGTTCCGGCGCGGCCAAGAGGGTTGAAATATTTGCCTGACTGCGGCGACAATGCGCACCTATGACGCGCCGCACCCACGACCCCTTCACACCCGAAGCTCTCGATGCAGAAAAAAGAAACCGCCATTGAAGTCAAGGTGGGCGCCCTGGTGCTCCTGGCCACTGCCCTGCTGGTCGCCTTTGTCTTTTTGCTGGGCGACTTCCGGCTCACCAGTGGCTACACGGTCAACGTGCAGTTCAGCACCTCCGGCGGACTGAAGACCGGGGCCGACGTTGCCCTCTCGGGCATGAACGTGGGCTCGGTCTCCAAGATGGAGTTCGTGCGCAACGAAGACCCGGCCAGCGGGCTACCGGCGGTCGCCGTGCAGGCCACGCTCGACATCGACAAGCAGTACGCCGACTCGGTGCGGGACAACAGCAAGTTCTACATCACCACCCGCGGGGTGCTCGGAGAGCCTTACGTCGAGATCATCACCGAGACTCTGGAGGGCGCGGCCGTCGCCAGCGGCTCGACCCTGCGCGGCGTCGACCCGCCGCGCATGGAGATCCTGCTGGGACAGGCCTCCGAGGTTCTCGAGACGATGTCCGACATCCTCAACGATGAGGAGCAAGACGTCGGCGAGCTGGTGGCCAACGCGACTAAATTCTTCGGCGTGGTCGGCGATGCGGTGGGCGACAATCGCGACGAGCTCGACTCCGCCATCAGCGGCCTGAACACCACCGCCACCGAGGCTTCGAAACTCCTGGCCGCCATCAATGTCGGGGTGGGCGACGGTCAGAAGATTCGCACGATCGTCAATGACGCCGGTGCCGCCGCGGCCAACGCGCGTCGCATGACCGGTCGCCTCAACGGCCAGATCGATCCGGTGATGGCCGACGTCTCCCAGACAGCCGCCAACGCCCGCGAGATCAGCGAAGTCACCCGTCGGCTGCTGGTCGACAACGAGGGGCGCATCGTCGCCATCCTCGACGACGCCGAAACAAGCGCCGACAACCTGCGCCAGGTCTCCGACCAGGCCGTCACCATGGTGGACAACGTCGCCGCCGGCGAAGGCACCCTGGGAGCCCTCCTGGTCGAACGCGAGGTGTACGAAGACCTCAAGGATCTGCTCCGCGTGATCAAGCAGCAGCCCTGGAAGATCCTCTGGAAGGAGTAAGCCTTGCGCGCTCCCCACTGAAACGCCCCCCAGAACCCCGGCCTCCTTGCCGGGGTTTTTTATTGCATCCACCTCGTTGCGGCCTGCTCCAGATGCCTTTCCCCTGAGGAGGACCGGCGCGTGCGCCAGACAAAGCGCCCCATCACCCCCATCCACGCGCGTACAACACCCTTTTCCAGACTCACACACACCCTGTACGCGCGTACAACACCCTTTTCCAGACTCACACACACCCCTGTACGCGCGTACAACACCCTTTTCCAGACTCACACACACCCCTGTACGCGCGTACAACACCCTTTTCCAGACTCACACACACCCCTGTACGCGCGTACAACACCCCTTTCCAGACTCACATAACCCCCTGTACGCGCGTACAACACCCTTTTCCAGACTCACATAACCCCCTGTACGCGCGTACAACACCCTTTTCCAGACTCACATAACCCCCTGTACGCGCGTACAACGTGGGTGTGCGCTGCAAAGTCCCCACTGTACGCGCGCGCGGCGGCGAGTTCGGTAGCAGCGCCTTCTTGCACCGGCGCGCGCATGGGGCGTCGAGCCTGGAGGGATGGCGAGTGCGCCCAGGGGGTAAACGCAAAGGAGGCGGCCACAGGCCGCCTCCTTTGCGTTTGATGGGGATAATGTCGCCTCGTTTAGTGGGCGTGCCCTTGATGTCCGTGCGTGTCGGGCTGCGCCGAGGGCAGCTCGGGCAATCCCGGGGGGGCTCCATGGTCGTGGCCGTGATCGTGCCCCTCTTCCAGCACTTCCTGAGGCAAAAGATGGCGGGGGATCGGTTTTCCTTCGCGGATCAGACGTTCCCGCTCGATACGTTTTTCGAGTTCATTGACGCGGTTGAGCACCAGCATCCGCTCGGGCCCATCGCCCATCCCTTTGGCGGCCAGGTTGAAGTGTTCCAACGCGCGGCGCGGCTGCTCCAGGAACTGATCGTAGAGTTGGCCCAGGCGAGCGTGGAGGGTGGCGGCTTCTCGGGTGGGAAGGCCGCGTTTGATCAGGGTGGACATGAGATTGGCGGCGTCTTCATAGCGTCCGCGACGCTGCAACGCCGCCCCGTAGGCGTCGATGGCCTGCAGGTTATTCGGACCGGTACGAATCGCCTCCCGACCGCGCGCCAGGGCGGTATCCAGCCGATGCATGGAGAGAGCGATGTAGCTGCCCTGCGAGAGAATTCGCGAGTCGTAAGGGCGAAGCTCCAGCGCTTCCGCAATCAACGCTTCTCCCAGGGTCGTCTGCCCGACCAGGGTGTAGGCGAGCGCCTGGTTGTAGAGGACATCGGCATGCGCGGGGTAGTGACGGTTGGCTTCTTCGTACTGCTCCTGGGCTTCGGCAAAGCGGGTTCGCAACATCAAGACATCGCCGTGTCCCCGTTCCAGCGATGCGAGCGTGTTGAGCAGGGTCGGACCGATCATCGCGGCACCGACCAGCGCGGCCACCAGCGCGAGCAGTGCACGGCCCACGGCCCCCCGGTGTCCGACCTCAACCGAGGTCACCCAGGCGCCGGCATGGCCCCCTTCGGCTGCGCGACGCGCGAGCAGCGCGGTGGCCACCGTCCAGACCACGGCCGAGCTCCCCAGCTCCAGCAGGGGCGAGCGAAACATCAGCATCAGCCCGACGACAAAACTGGCCGTGAGTCCGACAAAAGACGCTACATCCTCGCGGCTCAGCTCCCCGCGACGAACGACGCCCAGCGTAAGAAGGATGACACCGAGCAACCACAGCGCCCACAGGGTCACGCCTAACGCGCCCTGCTCCACGCTCAGGCGAGCGAAGTCGCTATGGGGGCTTTTAAACGCGGCGTACACGGGGTGAAGCGAGCGCACGTGGGGGTCGCCATCATGAATCACATCGCTTTGCTTAAGCCACCAGCCCCCGGCCCCGTGACCGATCACGGGTTCTTGTTCAAAGAGGCCGCGTGTCACGGAGTTCAGGTAGGGGCGGTACACCCCATCGAGCGGGGCCTCGGTGCGATCGATGGCGAAGTAAGGCCAGCGGATCGACGAATCCTCAGCGAGTTCATCGAGGAACGTAGCACTGGGGCGCAGGCGCGGGAGGTCGGTGGCGTCACTGGGGCTAGTGGGGCGCTCGACGAGCGCCAGTCCCAGGGCCGCGCCGACCACAACGACGGCCAGCGGCGCGACCAGCCGTCCCAGGCCCGCGCGCGCGCCCGACTCACCACGCCGCCCGGCGGCCAGGCCGAGCCCCAGGGCCAGTGCGACCCCGACCACGAGCACCAGGGCGTCCATCGGGCCGACGACCAGGGCGGTATGCAGCGTGCCCAACGCCAGGCCGGCGGCCAGCACGCCGAAGCGCGCGCCCCGTTTACTTTCCCGGGCCAGCGCCCCGGCGACGACCGGGAGCGCCACCAGATAATAGGCGGCGGCGAACCCGAGCCCATCGAACCCGCCGGCGATACCGGGCGGGTTCCACACCGGGGTAAGAAGGTCGCCACCGGCGGCATCGTAAAGTCCCAGCGCGCCGGCACCGATCAACCCCAGCGCCACCGAGAGCGCCCAGTCGCCGGCGCGCAGCGCCGGTCCCACCGGGAAGAGCACCACCCAGACCAGCGCCCCGAGCGCCACCCAGGTCGAGGCACTGAGCACGCCAAAGATGGGCGCCGAGCTCCACAAGAAGCTCGCGCCGGCCATCGCGAAAAACGCCCCTCCGAGCCCGGCGACGCCCACCGCATGTACAGTGGCGCCGCGGCGGCGCATCAGCCCCAGGCCCCAGCTTATCAGTGCCGCGGCGGCCCCGAGCACCAGCACCGCCTGGCGGCCCCGCTCGAAATTCGAAAAGCCGGTCAACGCGACCACCGGTATCGCGGCTGTCATGATCAGTACAAGCCAGGTCGATACCGCGTAGCGGGGCGTTTTTTCGGACGTCATACTCACTTCTACCTCATGTAGGATCGATCAGGGCGCCCGAAAGAGGCGCCGCAGCGAACACGCGGTGCAAGGTATGTGCCGTTACTCTTCGCACATCGCAGCCCTAACCACGTCTGATCGCCGGTGCATTTCATCTCACCGCGCGCTCCGCGTCCTTTCGGCCTGCCGGAATCGCGTTGCGCGCTACCTTGTAATGCCCCGGCGCATGGGTGACAACCGGCCCGCGCGTTGACACTGCCAGCCCCCCACACCTAAAGTCCTCCCTCTGCCGGGCGCCACTGCACGTCTGTCAGCCCCCGGCCCCGAGCCCACCATGACGCCTGATATTCAGCCCGAAACCGAAGCCTCTCCCCGTCGCGCCTCGCTGGCCTTTTTGCTCAGCTTCGCTGCGCCCGGGCTGGGTCTTGTCTATGCCGGCGAGCTCCTGGCCGGCGTCTCGCTCAACCTGGCGATGGTCCTGGTCTTTTTGCTGGTGATCGTCGCGGTGACCTGGTGGCAGCTGGTGCTCACCTACGCGGCGTTCGCCACGCTGGCAGCCTGGCTTGTCCTCACCCTGCTGGCCGCCCTGCGCGCGGCGGAGCACACGCGCGATGCGGGGCGCCCGCGCGCGTTTCAGCATCCGCTGATCTACGGGCTCATCGCCCTGCTCACCTTTGTGGGGCCGATGGCGATCGTCGTCGACCAGGCGCTGCGCCACCTGTGGACCTTTCAGCGCATCGACACGATGGCGATGTACCCCCTGGCGCATCCGGGCGACACGCTTCTGATTCGCCGGGTTCCCGAGCAGGTGGCTTCTCCGCAACGCGGCGAACTCATCGCCGTGCGCACGCCCCACACCGATGAACTCGCCACCCTTCGAGTGGTCGCCCTGCCCGGCGAAGAGGTGCAGATGCAGGGAAACACCCTGATCATCGGGGACCAGCTGGTCGACTACACTCCCTTGATGGAGGACTGGGTGGGCGAGGCCGATCTGCGCAACGAGCAGGGGCTCAACGCCTGGGTTGAGCACAACCATGATCGTCGCTACGTCGTCGCCATCAGCGATCGGACCAGCACCGAGGCCGCCATCCCCGGACTCGCGCTCGGTCCCCACCAGTATTTTGTGCTGGCCGACAACCGCAGCCACCTCTCGGGACTCACGGTCGAGGACCGCCTGACCGCCGACAGCCGGCTCTTCGGCCCGCTGCCCGCCGAGCGCATCGTCGGCCGCCCGGTGCACATTGCCTGGTCGTCCACCGAGGGCGAGTCCCCGCGCTGGGAGCGGATCGGGCTGCCGCTGCACTGAAGGCCCGGATGCCGGGTTGAAATGTTTGCAGCTTCTTCTTAGTTTGCCGGGCGCCCGGCCCTGCCCGCGCTCCTCGATTTGAGTGCCTCCCCTGCCCACGTTGTTGCCGTATGTCGCAGTCCAGTTCTTCGCCTCTGAGGCCCCCTCCCGAGCTCGCCACCGTCTGCGCCCGGGAGCGCCGCGCCATCCTGTGGAGCTATTTCTGGCGCTACCGGGGGCTCTTCGCCGCCGGGGCGGTCTTTCTGCTGCTGACCAACGGTCTCGCGCTGGCCATCCCCGCTCAGCTCGGGCACGCGGTGCAGCTGATGCGCGACGCGGCCACCGCCGAGAGCTCCGACCTCTTGAGCGTGCGCTCCGAGGTGGTGCGCGCGGCGATGATCATCATCGCGCTGGCCATCGGCGCGGGCATCGCCCGGGTGTACAGCCGCACCACCATCTTTAACGCGGGCCGCCACATTGAGTTCGACCTGCGCAACGAGCTCTACACCCATCTTACGCGCCTGACCCCGCGCTTCTTCGGGAGCATGCCCACCGGCGACATCACCAGCCGGGTGACCAACGACGTCACCTACGTGCGCCTGCTCTTTGCCATCGCCTTCTTGCACATCGTCAACGCCGTCGTGGCCTATACGATCGGCATCCAGCGCATGGTCGCCCTGGATCTCTCGCTGACACTGTGGTGTCTGGCGCCCCTTCCCCTGCTTCTCTTCGGGATGCGCAGCGTCATCCACGCGCTCTTTACCCAGACGAAGGTCGTCCAGGCCGAGCTCTCCAACATGTCGTCGCGCGTTCAGGAGAATTTGAGCGGCGTCGACGTCATCAAGGCCTACACCCTTCAGGACCGTGAGATCGCGGAGTACCGCGCGCTCAACGCCAATTTCTACGAGCAAAATGTTGGGCTCGCGCGCATCCGCGCCATGCTCAACGCCATGATCGTGCTCATCGCCAACGTTGGCACCCTGGTCGTCCTCATCGTCGGTGCGCGGCGCGTGATCGAGGGGAGCATGGACCTGGGCACCTTCGTGGAGTTCAACGGTTACGTGGTGGCGCTGGCCTTCCCGACCATCGCGCTGGGCTGGGTCTTTGCCGTCTGGCACCGCGGCCTGGCGGCCTTTGAGCGGGTCTGCGAGGTACGAAACTACGAGCCCCGGGTCAAAGAGCCCGGTGAGGACGCCCTCACCCTGCCTACCGCCGAGGAACGCGAGCGGCTGGGAGCGATCGAACTCGACTCGGTGAGCTTCGCCTACGAGGACTCCCCGGTGCTCAAGGACATCTCGCTTACGATTCCGGCCGGTTCCACCGTGGCCATCGTCGGCAAGACCGGCAGCGGCAAGTCCACCCTGGTCAAGCTCCTGGCACGCCACTACGACCCCACCGAAGGCGCGATCCGGGTGGAAGGCATCGACCTGCGCCAGCTTCCCCAACGGCAGCTCCGCTCCGAACTGGGCGTGGTCCCCCAGGAGCCCTTCCTCTTCTCGATGACCATCGGGCAAAACATCCGCTTCGGCCTCGATGCTCTGCAGTTCGATGAGT from Lujinxingia litoralis encodes:
- a CDS encoding ABC transporter ATP-binding protein, with product MIRIENVTKYHEGRVVIDDVTLTIDAHTNVGLIGPGGAGKSVLLKIVCGLITPDRGKVFIDDIDVHSLKPTELAELRFRIGMLFQNYALFDSMNVADNIAFPLRQAGESDETLVAQKVQQALKDISLPGIGDRYPNELSGGMKKRVSFARAVIRRPPIVFYDDPTAGLDPVTSSKIFILLRTMQRDFDTTSVTISHDIEGIKDICDRFVLLDQGRIVFEGTRAEIDACQDSLVSQFWQGYSDDELNV
- a CDS encoding MlaE family ABC transporter permease — protein: MHRITSTIQAPFRWLGHTAMSWSFNAGGLAILIFQVLRNLLPWRWQFDGPETWRNLYRVGVKSFPIVVVTAILVGAIMVIQSGLYIEQYGAYGLLGWGAGYSILREVGPILIGLMFSGRVGANNTAELGTMKVTDQVDALRALAIDPIAYLVMPRFIAMILMMFLLVVIGNFTALIGGAITSQVLLDVNMVLFFQSVITFVLLDDLLHGLIKAVAFGFAIAIISCHFGLSTSGGAVGVGRAVNASVVGSAIAIFVLDYAITFASL
- a CDS encoding MlaE family ABC transporter permease translates to MSADPHTSPRQAGGEPSSFREFLAALGEPLLYLVRTFRELSEMFALTLYYMVRGRTRWRAIFEQLHEVGNRSVIFIAVTLGFLGMILIYQAGYQAEQITGDLQLLGGLFLQLLLREFAPTITAMMIATRVATGMAAQIGSMVVTEQVDALRMCAAPPVDYLVVPRFIATTIMMIVLTIFAVLVSYSAGALTALFSFGLNVRTFIDLSFIGWFDLILCLSKALAYGMAIPIIACHAGLNVSGGSEGVGRATTNAVVNASLAVVILDFILTSLGYVVLSLIP
- a CDS encoding ABC transporter ATP-binding protein, giving the protein MGTIEFRDIYKSFGNNHVLRGVSVTVQSGQVFFVIGQSGAGKSVLVKHLVGLIRPDQGRVLLDGVDVTDFQEKEFYPIRKRCAMVFQNSTLFDSMTLQENVALPIRKHLGVTVDEAQEMALEKLKLVGMQRHAERYPADFGDGMRKKVAIARALTLDPEFVIFDEPTTGIDPISAAMVDKLIRHLSDALGVTSIVISHDLRSIFGIADRIAMLYKGQLILDGSQQAFKESDNPIVQQFIQGLPEGPMEV
- a CDS encoding MlaD family protein; the protein is MQKKETAIEVKVGALVLLATALLVAFVFLLGDFRLTSGYTVNVQFSTSGGLKTGADVALSGMNVGSVSKMEFVRNEDPASGLPAVAVQATLDIDKQYADSVRDNSKFYITTRGVLGEPYVEIITETLEGAAVASGSTLRGVDPPRMEILLGQASEVLETMSDILNDEEQDVGELVANATKFFGVVGDAVGDNRDELDSAISGLNTTATEASKLLAAINVGVGDGQKIRTIVNDAGAAAANARRMTGRLNGQIDPVMADVSQTAANAREISEVTRRLLVDNEGRIVAILDDAETSADNLRQVSDQAVTMVDNVAAGEGTLGALLVEREVYEDLKDLLRVIKQQPWKILWKE
- the lepB gene encoding signal peptidase I — encoded protein: MTPDIQPETEASPRRASLAFLLSFAAPGLGLVYAGELLAGVSLNLAMVLVFLLVIVAVTWWQLVLTYAAFATLAAWLVLTLLAALRAAEHTRDAGRPRAFQHPLIYGLIALLTFVGPMAIVVDQALRHLWTFQRIDTMAMYPLAHPGDTLLIRRVPEQVASPQRGELIAVRTPHTDELATLRVVALPGEEVQMQGNTLIIGDQLVDYTPLMEDWVGEADLRNEQGLNAWVEHNHDRRYVVAISDRTSTEAAIPGLALGPHQYFVLADNRSHLSGLTVEDRLTADSRLFGPLPAERIVGRPVHIAWSSTEGESPRWERIGLPLH
- a CDS encoding ABC transporter ATP-binding protein, whose protein sequence is MSQSSSSPLRPPPELATVCARERRAILWSYFWRYRGLFAAGAVFLLLTNGLALAIPAQLGHAVQLMRDAATAESSDLLSVRSEVVRAAMIIIALAIGAGIARVYSRTTIFNAGRHIEFDLRNELYTHLTRLTPRFFGSMPTGDITSRVTNDVTYVRLLFAIAFLHIVNAVVAYTIGIQRMVALDLSLTLWCLAPLPLLLFGMRSVIHALFTQTKVVQAELSNMSSRVQENLSGVDVIKAYTLQDREIAEYRALNANFYEQNVGLARIRAMLNAMIVLIANVGTLVVLIVGARRVIEGSMDLGTFVEFNGYVVALAFPTIALGWVFAVWHRGLAAFERVCEVRNYEPRVKEPGEDALTLPTAEERERLGAIELDSVSFAYEDSPVLKDISLTIPAGSTVAIVGKTGSGKSTLVKLLARHYDPTEGAIRVEGIDLRQLPQRQLRSELGVVPQEPFLFSMTIGQNIRFGLDALQFDESLTRRAPTAALIEGLLEGGERELTQEERIAQAVEIAALDADLENFEQGLDTLVGERGVTLSGGQKQRTTIARALLTDPRILILDDALASVDTQTERRILDQLKALMYGRTSIHITHRFNALSRVDRIFVLDEGRLVEEGTHAELCQRGGLYAEMYARQKLREQLES